The region ATAGGTCGATGTTAAATCGAGCCATATTTTTATCTTTAGAAGTTTTTCCAGTTTGTGGATCTGGTGCCAAACCCATGGCCATTACCGACGCAGAGGCTAGGGACATGATTAATACTGATAATGAAGCTTCCATTTTTTCTTGCATAAAACACCCTTAAGCAAACATGAGTTCGCTAAATTCAATGTCAAGTTAGATAGGATAATAACCCATAAGCTTCTGCAAACGCGTCTCGATGGGCGGATGCGACTTTAAGAATAAATTCTTTTGTTTAAAGCCTTCAGGATTCACAATAAATAAGTGACTTGTGCAAGCGGGGATTTCCAAAGGCTGAGTCTGTGACAGGCCTTCCAGTCTCCATAAAACTTCACCCAATGGATGGCGGTTGTTTAAAAGCTCAGAAGCCATCAAATCATTTTCAAAAAACGATTTGTCGCCCACGACCGCTTTGATGATCAGCCAGCCCACGGGGGACAAAAGCGGCATAAAAAAGTGCAAACGATAAGGCAAGAAAGAATCTAAAAATTGACCTAACCCCACGATTGAATTTGCCAGGGTTGAACTGACGCTGAATGCAAAAGTATCAAGGCGGCGGATGTGACAAAGTTGATGAGCCACCACAGCTTCCAACTCTTTAGAATTTAACTTTTGCAAAAGCCCTAAGGTGAATCCCAAAGAACCATGTTTCCAAGAGTGACCAACGCAAAATGCATTCGCCGACGAATGTGGTGTCACAAAGACAGCGGGCGCCGGCATCCCAAGCTGATTCGACATGCGATCCACCATATCTAAAACACCCCAAGCATCTTGGCCTTTTAAACGTTGCGCGCGAAGTTTTGATAGAACGCTATTTTCGCCGTAAAAGAACACGATGAAATTTAAAAGGAGTGCTAACAAAAAGCCAATGATCAATCCCAGGCGCTCACCGAATTGGTAACCCAATACCAGAAGTGCCAGTGAGGTCGATAGGATGAAAATCCAAACTTTCGTGCTCGTATTTGCCATAGTGAATTTGTCCCATCGAATAAGCGGTTTATCAACTGTCGCCGGAGCTGCCGCAATGCGAAGCCCCTCCAAACTTAAGGCTAGGACTGTGACATAACAATTGCAAGTTTTTGCTCTGCCGACGCTCTGAGAAATTAAGGTCCTGTAGGGCTGTTGGAATTGCTTGCCGCAAGTTGCGTAAGAGAGTGAAATGGAAGGGATATTCTCGAGGGAGGACAGGTGAGCGAAGTTGATATCATGGCATTAAACGCCGCGATCAAACAAGAAAGTCAATTCATCGACAAGATGATGACCGAGATCAACAAAGTTGTGGTCGGACAAAAAGAAATGGTCGAAGGGATCATGATGGGATTGTTGACGGGTGGTCACATCCTGCTTGAAGGTGTTCCCGGTCTTGCAAAGACATTGACGATTTCAACAGTGTGTAAATCTATTTCCTTAGATTTCCAACGTATTCAGTTCACTCCCGATCTGTTGCCAACAGACTTGATCGGTACGATGATCTTTAATCCAAAATCTGGCGAATTCGCTCCTCGTAAAGGTCCTATCTTTACGAACATCGTTTTGGCCGACGAGATCAATCGTGCCCCTGCGAAAGTTCAATCGGCATTGCTTGAGGCAATGGCAGAAAAGCAAGTAACCATTGGTGAAGAGTCCTATAAACTTGCCAATCCATTCCTGGTTCTTGCAACTCAGAATCCATTAGAGCAAGAGGGAACATATCCACTTCCTGAAGCACAGATGGACCGTTTCATGTTTAAGATCAATGTGGTTTACCCACATAAAGGTGAAGAGCTCGAGATCTTAAATCGTATGGGTACGAACGAAAAGCCGGTTGTAAACCCGGTGATCTCTCGCGAAGATTTGTTGCGTGCGTCCGAACGTGCAGATCAAATCTATGTCGATAATAAAATCAAAAATTATATCGTAGAAATCGTTATGGCTTCCAGAAAGCCTGCAGAGTACGGCTTGTCACGTATCGCAAACTTGATCAACGTGGGCGGCTCACCGCGTGCGACGATCTGTCTGTTCCGTGCAGCGAAAGCTCACGCTTTCTTACGTGGCCGCGGTTACGTGACAGCTGAAGACGTAAAAGCAATTGCCTACCACGTGATGAGACATCGTTTGATTCTGACTTACGAAGCTGAGGCAGAAAATATTAAGTCTGATGATGTGATCAAAGAAATCTTGAGCCAAGTCGAGGTTCCATAGGATGGGATTGCCTCCAGAGGTCCTAAAAAAGGTCAAACTTTTAGAGTTGAACACAAGAAAACTTGTGAACAACCTTTTTGCAGGCGAATACCATACCGCCTTCAAAGGGCAAGGTATGACCTTTGCGGACTTCCGTGAGTATGTTCCGGGCGACGACGTGCGCTCGATTTCCTGGCCGCTGACGGCGCGCACAGGAAAAACTTTTATTAAAACATTTGAAGAAGAGCGTGAGCTGACCCTGATTATCGCAGTCGATATCAGTGGCTCCAGTGATTTCGGAACGGGACCTTACTTTAAAGGTGAAGTGATGACTCATATGGCAGCCTTGCTGGCGTTTTCTGCAGTGAAAAACAACGACCAAATTGGATTGTTGTTATTTAGTGATCAGGTCGAACACTTTGTTCCGCCGAAAAAAGGCCGTGGGCACGTGCAACGTTTGCTGCGGGATCTGTATTATTTCAAACCTAAAAGTCACAAAACGAAACTTTCTAACGGCTTTAGTTTTCTGCAAGGGGCGTTGAAAAAGCGTGCGACCATTTTCGTGTTCAGCGATTTTATGGACGAGGGCTTTGATCAAAGCTTACGCCTGCTGGGCAGAAAGCATGACGTTGTGGCTTGTGTGGTGAACGATGCTGCCGAATATTCATTGCCAAGTATGGGAGTGATTGAAGTGCAGGATGCAGAAAGTGGCGAAGTATTAACTGTCGACACGTCCTCTGCAGGTTTTAGAAAAGAATATGAGCAAGCAGTTCTAAAGCGTAAAGAGTCTCGCGATAAGCTGCTTCGCAAATCGCAAGTGGATCGTGTGGATGTAAAATCCAGCAATGATTTCGTAGATCCTCTTGTGGCGTTTTTTAAGAAGAGAAAATAATGGCATCTTATCAGTGTAAAGTTGAAATTCCACACGTCGCAGGACTGAACGATAATGAACTCACGGTAGGCCGTGAGTTTATGCTTGTCTGCGATGGAGAGTTTCCAAAAACTTTGCAACAAGATAAACTTCAATTCGTTCTGCCACCTGAAGCGAAATACTCGATCCATTTATTGGGGTTTGAGTTCCGCTCGCCAACTCAAGCTGATATCAAAGTCACTTCCTATACCGCCGGGCCCCAGGTTAAATTCGACAACCTGCAACTGACTGATGGAACTGAAACTTTAGATTTGGGACAGGTCCAGTACCAGTTAGTCAGTGTTTTGCCTCCACCTCCGCCGCCGTCTGGAAAACCAGGGGAGCAAGCTCCTAAACAAGAGCCCTTTGGTCCCATTGGTCCCATGAATATTCCAGTGCCAATGATGTACTGGGCGATTTTAGCAGGCGTCGTTGGTTTGTTTATTTTAGTTGTTATGACTAAGATCTTCCGCTCGATTCAACGTAAGAAAATTATCGAACGCTTGAAAGAACATGATTCCGCTTTGTCACCACTGGCGGAGTTTCATCAAAGATTCCGTCGGATGCAGCGTACGAACACAGTGTTCTTTGGAGGCAATCCGAAACAAGAGGACATTCCTTTAGCATTGGATGAAACCCGACATATGTTGAAACTTTACATCACTCGTCGTTATAAAATTCCGGCGCTTGAGTGGAGTCCGCGTTTGATCCTAAAGGATCTTAAAAAGTATCATCCAAAAGTGTACCAAGAAACCGGCATCGAGCTTGAAAAGCTGGTGAAAGAGTTTTTGCATGCTTCTGAGGATCGAGCCAAGATCACGGGTTCTGACGTTTTGAACCTATCTAAACGTGCGCGTCTTTTGGTTGAAGAAATGGAGAGATTGTCATGACAATTCATTCTCCATTAGCATTTTGGTTGATTCTGCCCTTGATAGCTGTGGTGATCTGGGTTTTATGGAGAAAAAAATCTAAAACTCCGACCTTGCAGTTCGGTACTATTCAAATTCTAAAAACAGTGACGCCGAGCTTGCGCACGCGTTTACTTAATGTTCCTTTAATTCTTAAAGCTTTAGGAATCGCGCTGGCTATTTTTGCTTTAGCTCGTCCTCAGGAAATGAATACGAAAATTAAGAAAAATGTCGAGGGGATTGATATAGTTATCGCTCTTGATATTTCAGATTCTATGTTGATCGAAGACATGAGGCCCTTGAATCGTCTGGAAGCGGCTAAAGAAACGATTAAGCAATTTATCGGTGGCCGCAGTTCTGACCGTATCGGTTTGGTGATCTTTGCTGGAGAATCCTTCACCTTGGTTCCTCCAACATTGGATTATCAATTGATTCTGTCCCGCGTGGATGAAATTACAACGGCGGCCAGCGCGCGTATCAAAGATGGTACCGCGTTGGGTGTGGCGCTTGCAAATGCTGCCGGTCGCCTGAAAGATTCACAAGCAAAAAGCCGTGTGGTTATCTTTATGACGGACGGGGAGAATAACTCGGGAACCATCGATCCCGAAACCGGTCTTGAAATTGCCAAGGGTTATGGAATAAAAATTTACTCCATTGGTATCGGTAAAGATGGCCCAACCCGTATTCCGATTTACACGCGCGATATCTTTGGTCAGAAAGTTAAAACTTATCAGCCTTTTGATTCCACAGTCAATGAGGACCTTTTAGGTCGTATGGCAAGTCAAACCGGTGGTAAGTACTATCGTGCTTCTAAGGAAGACTCGTTAAAAGGTGTCTTTAAGGATATTGACTCGTTAGAAAAAACAAAAATCGACGTGAACAAATTTACGAACTATACCGAAAAATATCCGCCATATCTTGTGGCCGGTCTGATTCTGTATTTAATCGGTTTGTTATTAGGTCGTACATGGTTAAGGAGGGTGCCATAATGTTTAGATTTGAAAACATGGCAGCCTTTAACTATCTGTGGGTGATTCCAGCGATCATCATCGTTGGCTATTTCTTTGATCGCAGGTCAAAAAAATCCATGGAAGCAGCTATAGGTTCAAGGCTGTATCCGTTCCTTTCCAGTTCCGTTAGCCACAAAAAACGTGCGATAAAAACGATCCTGCAAGTGATTGCGGTCTTTTTTTTCGTGTTGGCGTTGGCTCGTCCTCAGTTTGGTCAAAGCAAACAAGAAGTAAAAAGCGAAGGTGTTGAAATCATTTTCGCCGTCGACGTCTCTGAAAGTATGATGTCAGAGGACGTAAAACCAAATCGATTGACGCAAGCTAAAACAGAATTAAGCCGGCTGGTCGATCAAATGCCTGGAAATAAAATCGGTGTTATGGCATTTGCTGGGACCTCGGCATTGTTATCTCCTCTGACAAATGATCCTGGCGCTGTAAAAATGTATATTGATGCCTTGGATACAAACTCCGTATCAACTCAAGGTACAAATTTTCAAGATTTGTTAGCCAATGCTAAAGAAGCTTTCGAACGGGGTGGTGTTTCAACTGATGACACCGTCAAGGTCACTCGCGTGATCTTGATCGCCTCGGATGGTGAAGATCAAGAGCAAGGTGCTTTAGAAGCTGCTAAGAAATTGGCTGATGATGGTACACGCATTTTTACTGTGGCTTATGGCACAGAAAAAGGTGGAGCGATTCCGGTGCGTGATGGCATGGGTTTCCTAAAGGGCTATAAAAAAGATCGCAGCGGGCAGACAGTTATTACGACCGTCAAAGGTGACGTGCTTCGTGCCTTGGCCGAGGCCGGTAAAGGCAGTTTTTATACAGCCACTGTCGGCGGTGATCAGATTAAACATTTAGTTGAAGATATCAATAATCTGGAAAAAACACAGTTCGATACAACGATGGCGACTCAATACGAAGAGCGTTTTCAGATTTTACTTATGATCGGAATCATCATAGCGATGTTCGAGATGTTCATAGGTGAAAGACGTCGCGGCTTCCGTTTTTGGAAGGGCCGCTTTGAGGTACCAGCGGAATGAAGAAATTAATTATATCTTCTGTTTTGTTGATGCTGACGGGATGCGGGGATCAACCTCATCTAAAAACCCTGGCGGTTAACCGTGAGGGAAATGCCCTTTTGCAGAAACAAAGCTTTCAAGCGGCCAACGAAAAATACATCGAAGCTTTACGCTACAATCCTTTTTTAGCACGTGTGCATTCTAACTTAGGACTTTCATTTGAAGGTTTGCAGCAAGCCGAGAAAGCTCAGCAGGCCTATGCGGAATCGGGAAGACTTGCCGAAGCGACTCAAGATCGCGAGATGATGTTTGTGGCCCGATTTAACGAAGCCCAACTTTTAGGAAAAGCTAAAAAGGTTGATGAGGCCATTGCTAAATACCAACAAGCCTTGGAGATCGTTCCTGCCAGTAAGGAAGCTAAAACCAATATTGAACTTTTGATTCAGTCGCAACAGGGCGGAGGCCAGGGCGAAAACAAGGATCAAAAAGATCAACAAGGTAATCAGGGCAATCAGCAACAGCAGAACAAAGATCAAAAGGGCGACAAAGACCAAAAACAAGATCAAAAAGACCAGGACGGAAAAGACGGCAAAGACCAAAAGCAGGACAAACAGTACTCCAATTCTCCTAAGTACAAGCCTCGTCCATTTGCCGGTAAAGAACTTTCCGAAGGGGACGTGAAGAAAATCCTGGGAGAGATTAAGCAGCAGGAAAGTAAAATTCGTGCTGACTATAATCGTAAAGAAACGAAGGAGCAGCCTCGTGACAAAGATTGGTAGTTTTCTAATCTTTCTAAGTTTTATTTTAAATGCAGCCATTGCCAACGCTGCGGGGACGACAGTGAATGCTGTGGTTGATCGCAATGAAATGGGGCTGGGTGACACTTTCACTGTGACAGTTTCTGCTGTTTCTTCCGAGGATGTGGACATTCAAGAGCCGCGTATTCCTGAACTTGATGGTTTTGAACTTTTAAACACTTCCAGTTCTACTGCTGTGGCGCAAAAGCTTGTTCCTGGTCCTGGTGGCATGCAGTTCGAAACGCAACGTCGTAAAGAGTACAATTATACATTGGCTCCGAAACGCCAAGGTACCTTAAGTGTGTCCTCATTCGAAGTCGTGGTAAGCGGCAAAGTATTTAGGACTCAACCGATCATTATTAAAGTTGGTGCAACCGGCAGTGGTAATGGTGGGGGCCGCAGACAAATGCAGCAGCCTCGTCGACCTTCGATGCCACAGATGCCGGGCATGCCTGGTATGGGCGAAGATCCGTTTGAGTCCATGGACCGTGCCGAAGAGGAAATGTTTAATCAGCTCTTACAGCAACGCCAGCGTTTGCTGCAGCAGATGCAACAGCAAGGTGCTGGTATGCCGGATGAACAATTTGGTCCGAACTCTTCCAGTGCCATTGATAACCCTGCATTCCGCAGTCTGCCAACAAATCCCAACGATGCTTTTTTTATCGGTGTGGAGGTAGATAAAACGGAAGTTTACGAAGGCGAACAAGTGACTGTGAACTGGTACATTTATACCCGCGGTCAGATGGAAACGTTAGATCGTTTAAAGTTTCCAGATCTTCGTGGTTTCTGGAAAGAAATTATCGAGGAAGTTCCAAGCATTCAATTCTATGAAGCAAATGTTGGTGGCATTCCTTGGAAAAAAGCCCTTCTTGCTTCTCATGCGCTGTTCCCGATCAAAGCAGGGACTGCGACGATTGACTCTTACAAAATAAAATCCCGCGTTCGTACTTTGAATCAGTTGGGTATGATGGCTAAACCCTACGAATACACAAAAAGCTCTGCGGCTGTGCCCATCAAAGTAAAGCCTTTGCCGGTCGAGGGGCGTCCCACGGATTTTTCAGGTGCCGTGGGGCAGTTCGATGTTCACTCTTCTGTTGAGGGAACCAGCTTTCCTGTCAATCAACCCTTAAGTTTGAAAGTACGTTTTGAAGGTGCCGGCAATGCAAAACTCATCGATTTGCCAGCGATGACCTTGCCAACGGGACTTGAACAGTATGATACAAAATCAGATTCTAAATTTTTTAAAAATGGTCGCAGTTATAAGGAATTCGAAATTCTGTTGATCCCACGTCAAGAGGGCGATGTGGTTTTCCCAGGCCTAAGCGTTAGCATGTTTGATCCAAAGTCTGGTAAATACTATACGAAAAAAACAGAGCCTATTAATTTAAAAATCATAAATAATCCGAATGCGCCTGTGGGTTCTTCACAAAGAATGTCTGGCAACCAAACTCCGGCTGCACCTAAGATTATTGAAAATAAACTGCCTGACGTAATTATGGCTTGGCAGCCCTCACATCAAGCAAGCGTGATGGCTCGTCCATGGTTATGGATGATCATTTATGCGGGCGTGATTATTTCTTTGCTGGTTAAGGCGCAACGTGAATTCGGCTGGGGCCGCAGACGCAGAACTTTGAAAGAGCAAGTCAGCAAACGTTATAAGTTGGTTGATCAGGCGTTAAGTAAAGACGACTACCGTAAAGTCGGTGCCGAAATGACCAACATCTTTTATATGGTGATGGGTCAGGTGGCGGGAGAAGCGGGTGCTTCTCAAAAAATCGAGGATTTGATGACGCAAATTCCACCAAGCCTTCGCCGAGATCATGGGGATGAAATCACCAAGACATTTGAGATTTTCCAAACCATGACTTTCGCGCCAGAGGAAATGCTCGGAAGCATCAAAGAAAAAGCCACGATGAAACAAAACATCGACCGAGCGAAGAAAGTAATCAGCGAGTTGATCTCCTCGAAAGAGGAAAAATAAAAAGGGACCATCACTGGTCCCTCTGAACGAGGCGCCAACCATGGCGCCTTTTTTATTTTAGTAGTT is a window of Bdellovibrio sp. SKB1291214 DNA encoding:
- a CDS encoding DUF58 domain-containing protein; the protein is MGLPPEVLKKVKLLELNTRKLVNNLFAGEYHTAFKGQGMTFADFREYVPGDDVRSISWPLTARTGKTFIKTFEEERELTLIIAVDISGSSDFGTGPYFKGEVMTHMAALLAFSAVKNNDQIGLLLFSDQVEHFVPPKKGRGHVQRLLRDLYYFKPKSHKTKLSNGFSFLQGALKKRATIFVFSDFMDEGFDQSLRLLGRKHDVVACVVNDAAEYSLPSMGVIEVQDAESGEVLTVDTSSAGFRKEYEQAVLKRKESRDKLLRKSQVDRVDVKSSNDFVDPLVAFFKKRK
- a CDS encoding AAA family ATPase, giving the protein MALNAAIKQESQFIDKMMTEINKVVVGQKEMVEGIMMGLLTGGHILLEGVPGLAKTLTISTVCKSISLDFQRIQFTPDLLPTDLIGTMIFNPKSGEFAPRKGPIFTNIVLADEINRAPAKVQSALLEAMAEKQVTIGEESYKLANPFLVLATQNPLEQEGTYPLPEAQMDRFMFKINVVYPHKGEELEILNRMGTNEKPVVNPVISREDLLRASERADQIYVDNKIKNYIVEIVMASRKPAEYGLSRIANLINVGGSPRATICLFRAAKAHAFLRGRGYVTAEDVKAIAYHVMRHRLILTYEAEAENIKSDDVIKEILSQVEVP
- a CDS encoding BatD family protein, giving the protein MTKIGSFLIFLSFILNAAIANAAGTTVNAVVDRNEMGLGDTFTVTVSAVSSEDVDIQEPRIPELDGFELLNTSSSTAVAQKLVPGPGGMQFETQRRKEYNYTLAPKRQGTLSVSSFEVVVSGKVFRTQPIIIKVGATGSGNGGGRRQMQQPRRPSMPQMPGMPGMGEDPFESMDRAEEEMFNQLLQQRQRLLQQMQQQGAGMPDEQFGPNSSSAIDNPAFRSLPTNPNDAFFIGVEVDKTEVYEGEQVTVNWYIYTRGQMETLDRLKFPDLRGFWKEIIEEVPSIQFYEANVGGIPWKKALLASHALFPIKAGTATIDSYKIKSRVRTLNQLGMMAKPYEYTKSSAAVPIKVKPLPVEGRPTDFSGAVGQFDVHSSVEGTSFPVNQPLSLKVRFEGAGNAKLIDLPAMTLPTGLEQYDTKSDSKFFKNGRSYKEFEILLIPRQEGDVVFPGLSVSMFDPKSGKYYTKKTEPINLKIINNPNAPVGSSQRMSGNQTPAAPKIIENKLPDVIMAWQPSHQASVMARPWLWMIIYAGVIISLLVKAQREFGWGRRRRTLKEQVSKRYKLVDQALSKDDYRKVGAEMTNIFYMVMGQVAGEAGASQKIEDLMTQIPPSLRRDHGDEITKTFEIFQTMTFAPEEMLGSIKEKATMKQNIDRAKKVISELISSKEEK
- a CDS encoding M48 family metalloprotease, producing the protein MANTSTKVWIFILSTSLALLVLGYQFGERLGLIIGFLLALLLNFIVFFYGENSVLSKLRAQRLKGQDAWGVLDMVDRMSNQLGMPAPAVFVTPHSSANAFCVGHSWKHGSLGFTLGLLQKLNSKELEAVVAHQLCHIRRLDTFAFSVSSTLANSIVGLGQFLDSFLPYRLHFFMPLLSPVGWLIIKAVVGDKSFFENDLMASELLNNRHPLGEVLWRLEGLSQTQPLEIPACTSHLFIVNPEGFKQKNLFLKSHPPIETRLQKLMGYYPI
- a CDS encoding DUF1844 domain-containing protein; the encoded protein is MQEKMEASLSVLIMSLASASVMAMGLAPDPQTGKTSKDKNMARFNIDLLVVLQQKTKGNLSADESQFLDNLINDLQMKFVSV
- a CDS encoding vWA domain-containing protein, producing the protein MTIHSPLAFWLILPLIAVVIWVLWRKKSKTPTLQFGTIQILKTVTPSLRTRLLNVPLILKALGIALAIFALARPQEMNTKIKKNVEGIDIVIALDISDSMLIEDMRPLNRLEAAKETIKQFIGGRSSDRIGLVIFAGESFTLVPPTLDYQLILSRVDEITTAASARIKDGTALGVALANAAGRLKDSQAKSRVVIFMTDGENNSGTIDPETGLEIAKGYGIKIYSIGIGKDGPTRIPIYTRDIFGQKVKTYQPFDSTVNEDLLGRMASQTGGKYYRASKEDSLKGVFKDIDSLEKTKIDVNKFTNYTEKYPPYLVAGLILYLIGLLLGRTWLRRVP
- a CDS encoding vWA domain-containing protein — its product is MFRFENMAAFNYLWVIPAIIIVGYFFDRRSKKSMEAAIGSRLYPFLSSSVSHKKRAIKTILQVIAVFFFVLALARPQFGQSKQEVKSEGVEIIFAVDVSESMMSEDVKPNRLTQAKTELSRLVDQMPGNKIGVMAFAGTSALLSPLTNDPGAVKMYIDALDTNSVSTQGTNFQDLLANAKEAFERGGVSTDDTVKVTRVILIASDGEDQEQGALEAAKKLADDGTRIFTVAYGTEKGGAIPVRDGMGFLKGYKKDRSGQTVITTVKGDVLRALAEAGKGSFYTATVGGDQIKHLVEDINNLEKTQFDTTMATQYEERFQILLMIGIIIAMFEMFIGERRRGFRFWKGRFEVPAE